Proteins encoded by one window of Synechococcus sp. MVIR-18-1:
- a CDS encoding sodium:solute symporter family protein: MSTTLISAFLALVVYLLALLWLGTQSLGGQTNSADSYFLADRRLRAGVLFFTLIATNFSAFFFLGFAGAGYRIGIAYYPMMAFGTGLAALSFGSLGCRVRRLSADHGLITPSELIGHLLPGEGLRLLVLAVMVLFTLPYLALQPLGAGYLLESLTGGAVPFEVGAVLLTVVIVLYVVGGGMRAVARTDVLQGVLMFSLMLMAFVAVAKGVGGVEMANRTLFVQRPELFSAAGLGNFFTPRMLASYLLLWPLCLPMFPQMLMRFFAAGDDRSLKQSMVLYPVVAGVLFICPVMIGMWGHLAFPDLLGRASDQIMPLMLGRYSPEWLTGIVMVGALAAFMSTLDSQLLALSSMLTRDLYRRYWRPQASLAEQVRVGQLVVIALAVAGLAIALRPPEAILSLATHAFSGLALLFPMLVGAVYGLRWSVVGAMLSVIAGEAVLLGFAMGVIPEAFQGGCLPLIPALVVACTVLGVDQLIARWSSSGLRA, encoded by the coding sequence ATGAGCACCACTCTGATTTCAGCGTTCCTCGCTCTCGTTGTTTACCTGCTGGCGTTGCTCTGGCTCGGGACTCAGAGTCTCGGGGGCCAAACCAACAGCGCCGACTCCTATTTCCTGGCCGATCGAAGGCTGCGTGCCGGCGTGCTGTTCTTCACGCTGATCGCGACCAACTTCAGCGCCTTCTTTTTTCTTGGTTTTGCGGGTGCGGGCTATCGCATCGGGATTGCCTATTACCCAATGATGGCGTTTGGAACAGGGTTGGCTGCCCTCAGTTTCGGCAGCCTGGGCTGCCGGGTCCGCAGGCTCAGTGCTGACCACGGCCTCATCACTCCGTCTGAATTGATCGGCCATCTCTTGCCAGGGGAGGGACTGCGCCTGTTGGTGCTTGCGGTGATGGTGCTGTTCACCCTTCCTTATTTGGCCCTGCAACCTCTTGGTGCCGGTTATTTGCTCGAGAGCCTCACGGGAGGAGCGGTTCCTTTTGAGGTTGGAGCTGTCCTGCTCACCGTCGTGATCGTGCTGTACGTGGTGGGCGGCGGCATGCGAGCTGTGGCGCGAACCGACGTGCTTCAGGGGGTGCTGATGTTTTCGCTGATGCTGATGGCCTTTGTGGCGGTCGCCAAAGGTGTCGGTGGCGTCGAGATGGCCAATCGCACCCTGTTTGTCCAACGTCCTGAGCTGTTCAGTGCGGCAGGACTGGGCAATTTTTTTACGCCGCGAATGCTGGCCAGCTATCTGCTGCTTTGGCCGTTGTGCCTGCCGATGTTTCCGCAGATGCTGATGCGTTTTTTTGCTGCCGGGGATGACCGCTCGTTGAAGCAGTCGATGGTGCTTTACCCAGTCGTAGCGGGAGTGCTGTTCATTTGTCCTGTGATGATCGGGATGTGGGGGCATCTGGCCTTCCCTGATCTTTTGGGTCGCGCGTCCGATCAGATCATGCCGTTGATGTTGGGGCGCTACAGCCCGGAATGGTTGACGGGAATCGTGATGGTGGGGGCCTTGGCTGCTTTTATGTCCACCCTGGATTCGCAGCTGTTGGCCCTGTCTTCGATGCTCACTCGCGACCTCTATAGAAGGTATTGGCGACCGCAGGCTTCTTTGGCTGAGCAAGTGCGTGTTGGGCAGCTCGTGGTGATCGCTCTTGCAGTCGCTGGTCTTGCCATCGCCCTGCGTCCGCCGGAGGCCATTCTGTCGCTTGCAACCCATGCCTTTTCGGGTCTCGCACTGCTGTTCCCGATGCTGGTGGGGGCGGTCTATGGCCTGCGCTGGTCCGTTGTTGGCGCCATGTTGTCGGTGATCGCAGGGGAAGCCGTTCTGCTGGGTTTCGCCATGGGCGTGATTCCGGAGGCTTTTCAGGGGGGCTGTCTGCCTTTGATCCCTGCACTCGTTGTGGCCTGCACGGTTTTGGGAGTGGATCAGCTCATCGCTCGCTGGTCGTCGTCAGGTTTGCGGGCCTGA
- the tsaE gene encoding tRNA (adenosine(37)-N6)-threonylcarbamoyltransferase complex ATPase subunit type 1 TsaE — translation MNDKYFGDAEASGSLDSQSTDETRILDDLEATKELGRMLAARLKAHDILLLRGPLGAGKTSLVQGLADALGIQEPITSPTFALAQHYPEGTPPLVHLDLYRLEQAIAADDLFLQEEEEANAMGALLVVEWPERLSLSLPDAWLLDLNYAVASGRTVSLQPPNVRPANLTTTSER, via the coding sequence GTGAACGATAAATACTTCGGAGACGCCGAGGCTTCGGGCTCCCTTGACAGCCAATCTACAGATGAGACAAGGATCCTTGACGATCTCGAGGCCACAAAAGAGCTTGGCCGGATGTTGGCAGCGCGCCTCAAAGCGCACGACATCCTGCTACTACGAGGACCGCTCGGTGCAGGCAAAACCTCTCTCGTCCAAGGGCTGGCTGACGCCCTAGGAATCCAAGAACCGATCACCAGCCCAACCTTCGCGCTCGCTCAGCACTACCCGGAAGGGACCCCCCCTCTCGTCCATCTCGACCTGTACCGGCTCGAGCAAGCCATCGCAGCTGATGACCTTTTCCTTCAAGAGGAGGAAGAGGCAAACGCCATGGGGGCTTTGCTCGTAGTGGAGTGGCCGGAGCGGCTCAGCCTCTCTCTTCCAGACGCCTGGCTCTTGGATCTCAACTATGCAGTTGCCAGCGGACGCACCGTCTCGCTCCAGCCGCCAAACGTCAGGCCCGCAAACCTGACGACGACCAGCGAGCGATGA
- the ahcY gene encoding adenosylhomocysteinase, with amino-acid sequence MVATAAATTELQVAKEYVIADIGLADFGRKELNIAETEMPGLMALRAKYGKEKPLKGARIAGSLHMTIQTAVLIETLIELGADVRWASCNIFSTQDHAAASMAAAGVPVFAVKGETLEEYWDYTHSILEWGDGGAPNMILDDGGDATGLVMLGSKAEQDITVLDNPSNEEETFLFASIKKKLATDSSFYSRIKAEIQGVTEETTTGVARLYKMQKSGELPFPAINVNDSVTKSKFDNLYGCRESLVDSIKRATDVMVAGKQALVVGYGDVGKGSAQSLRGLGATVCIAEVDPICALQAAMEGYRVVRLEDVVDQMDIFVTATGNYQVIRNEHLVKMKDEAIVCNIGHFDNEIDVASLKSYEWDNIKPQVDHITLPSGNKIILLAEGRLVNLGCATGHPSFVMSNSFTNQVLAQIELFTKGSEYGKEVYVLPKHLDEMVARLHLEKIGCKLTELSKDQADYINVPVEGPYKPDHYRY; translated from the coding sequence ATGGTGGCAACAGCCGCGGCAACGACCGAACTTCAGGTCGCAAAGGAATACGTCATTGCGGATATCGGTTTAGCCGATTTTGGACGCAAGGAACTCAATATTGCTGAGACCGAGATGCCCGGTCTGATGGCATTGCGTGCCAAGTACGGCAAGGAGAAGCCCTTGAAAGGGGCCCGGATCGCCGGCTCTTTGCACATGACGATTCAGACCGCTGTTCTGATCGAAACCCTGATCGAGCTTGGTGCCGATGTGCGCTGGGCCTCCTGCAACATTTTCTCCACCCAAGACCACGCCGCCGCTTCGATGGCTGCTGCTGGAGTTCCCGTCTTTGCTGTTAAGGGTGAAACCCTTGAGGAGTACTGGGATTACACCCACAGCATTCTCGAATGGGGCGATGGTGGAGCGCCCAACATGATCCTGGACGACGGTGGCGATGCCACCGGTCTGGTGATGTTGGGTAGCAAGGCTGAGCAGGACATCACCGTGCTCGACAACCCTTCCAACGAAGAGGAGACCTTCCTGTTCGCCTCGATCAAGAAGAAACTGGCGACGGATTCCAGCTTCTATAGCCGCATCAAGGCTGAGATTCAGGGCGTCACTGAGGAGACCACCACTGGAGTGGCACGTCTCTACAAAATGCAGAAGAGCGGAGAGCTTCCCTTCCCTGCGATCAACGTGAACGACTCGGTCACCAAGAGCAAGTTCGACAACCTCTATGGCTGTCGTGAATCGCTGGTGGACAGCATCAAGCGCGCAACCGACGTGATGGTGGCTGGCAAGCAGGCCCTCGTGGTTGGCTACGGCGATGTGGGCAAAGGTTCAGCCCAGTCATTGCGTGGTCTTGGCGCCACCGTCTGCATTGCTGAAGTGGATCCCATTTGCGCCTTGCAGGCTGCGATGGAGGGTTACCGGGTGGTCCGCCTCGAGGATGTGGTGGATCAGATGGACATCTTTGTGACCGCCACCGGTAACTACCAGGTGATCCGCAATGAGCATCTGGTGAAGATGAAGGACGAAGCGATCGTCTGCAACATCGGACACTTCGATAACGAGATCGATGTGGCTTCGCTCAAGTCCTATGAGTGGGACAACATCAAGCCTCAGGTGGATCACATCACCTTGCCAAGTGGCAACAAGATCATTCTTCTTGCCGAGGGTCGTCTCGTGAATCTGGGTTGCGCCACCGGTCACCCCAGTTTCGTGATGAGCAATTCGTTCACGAACCAGGTGTTGGCTCAGATTGAGTTGTTCACCAAGGGCAGCGAATATGGCAAAGAGGTCTATGTGCTGCCTAAGCATCTCGATGAGATGGTGGCTCGCCTCCATCTTGAGAAGATCGGTTGCAAACTCACCGAGTTGAGCAAAGATCAAGCTGATTACATCAACGTTCCTGTAGAAGGTCCCTACAAGCCTGATCACTACCGTTATTGA
- a CDS encoding DedA family protein, whose translation MGLSELITQLPELIGQAVEANQWLGYGAIFAAMFLENLFPPIPSELIMPLGGFYVQQGQLQFIPVVLAGLIGTVLGALPWYGIGRLINEQRIEQWLEKHGRWIGISPEELARSRRWFSRYGTALVFWGRLVPGIRTLISVPAGIELMPMAPFLIWTTAGSLIWTLLLTIAGMVLGEGYNNVEVWIDPVSKVIKVGLVVAVLAGGIWLALRIWRRRQSSD comes from the coding sequence ATGGGTCTGTCTGAACTGATTACCCAGCTTCCAGAGCTGATTGGACAGGCCGTCGAGGCGAATCAGTGGTTGGGGTATGGCGCCATTTTTGCGGCCATGTTTCTGGAAAATTTGTTTCCGCCCATCCCCTCAGAGCTGATCATGCCTTTGGGTGGTTTTTATGTGCAGCAAGGGCAATTGCAATTCATCCCGGTTGTTCTTGCCGGTTTGATCGGAACGGTATTGGGGGCGTTGCCTTGGTATGGCATCGGCCGCTTGATCAATGAACAACGCATTGAGCAATGGCTGGAAAAGCATGGCCGATGGATCGGTATCAGTCCTGAGGAGCTCGCGCGAAGTCGCCGTTGGTTCAGCCGCTACGGCACAGCTCTCGTGTTTTGGGGACGGTTGGTGCCAGGCATTCGCACCTTGATTTCGGTTCCTGCGGGAATCGAGCTGATGCCGATGGCGCCATTCTTGATTTGGACCACGGCTGGCAGCCTGATCTGGACGCTGTTGCTCACCATCGCTGGCATGGTGCTGGGTGAGGGCTACAACAACGTGGAGGTCTGGATCGACCCCGTTTCCAAAGTGATCAAGGTGGGCTTGGTCGTTGCCGTTTTGGCTGGTGGGATCTGGCTTGCCCTCAGGATTTGGCGTCGCCGTCAGTCGTCTGACTAA
- a CDS encoding single-stranded DNA-binding protein — protein sequence MGVNSVTLVGRAGRDPEVRYFESGSMVANLTIAVNRRSRDDEPDWFNLEIWGKQAQVAADYVKKGSLLGIIGSFKLDRWTDRNSGEERSKPVVRVDRLELLGSKRDSEAGSGGFGGGSPSDEEVPF from the coding sequence ATGGGTGTCAACTCCGTAACCCTGGTCGGCCGAGCCGGCCGAGATCCCGAAGTTCGTTACTTCGAATCGGGAAGCATGGTGGCCAACCTCACCATTGCCGTGAATCGCCGCAGCCGCGACGATGAACCGGATTGGTTCAACCTTGAGATCTGGGGCAAACAGGCCCAGGTTGCAGCCGATTACGTGAAAAAAGGATCACTTCTCGGCATCATCGGCAGCTTCAAATTGGATCGCTGGACCGATCGCAATAGCGGCGAAGAGCGCAGCAAGCCTGTTGTTCGCGTTGATCGCCTCGAACTCCTGGGTTCCAAACGCGACAGCGAAGCTGGATCAGGCGGATTCGGGGGAGGGAGCCCGAGCGACGAAGAAGTTCCCTTCTGA
- a CDS encoding rod shape-determining protein: MLFRRFQLSRDIGIDLGTANTLIYVSGKGIVLQEPSVVAIDLERGVPLAVGDEAKLMLGRTPGNIRAVRPLRDGVIADFDAAEQMLKSFIQKGNEGRGIIAPRLVVGIPSGVTGVERRAVREAGLAGAREVHLIDEPVAAAIGAGLPVTEPVGTMIVDIGGGTTEVAVLSLGGTVLSESVRVAGDEISDSIGVHLKKVHNLVVGERTAEDIKIRIGSAFPDNDFDQTVMDVRGLHLLSGLPRTIQLQAGDLREAIAEPLNVIVEAVKRTLERTPPELAADIVDRGIMLAGGGALVRGISDLISHETGIFTHVAEDPLLCVVNGCGQVLEDYKRLQRVLDTPEFVRSASSL, from the coding sequence GTGCTTTTTCGTCGATTTCAGCTCTCCCGTGACATCGGTATCGACCTCGGCACTGCCAACACCCTGATTTACGTCTCCGGCAAGGGAATTGTGTTGCAAGAGCCTTCAGTGGTGGCGATTGATCTGGAGAGGGGGGTGCCCCTGGCGGTCGGTGATGAAGCGAAGCTGATGCTCGGCCGTACGCCAGGGAACATTCGTGCGGTGCGTCCCCTGCGCGATGGCGTGATCGCTGATTTTGATGCGGCTGAGCAGATGCTCAAAAGCTTCATTCAAAAAGGCAATGAGGGGCGCGGAATCATTGCCCCACGTTTAGTGGTTGGGATCCCCAGCGGTGTGACCGGTGTGGAGCGCCGCGCCGTGCGTGAGGCTGGCCTTGCCGGTGCCAGGGAAGTGCATCTCATCGATGAGCCCGTGGCCGCGGCGATTGGTGCTGGTTTGCCGGTCACGGAGCCCGTTGGCACGATGATTGTGGATATCGGCGGTGGAACCACCGAAGTGGCGGTGCTCAGTCTTGGTGGCACTGTGCTGAGTGAATCCGTTCGCGTTGCCGGTGATGAAATCAGCGATTCGATCGGTGTCCATCTCAAAAAGGTTCACAACCTGGTGGTGGGTGAGCGCACCGCAGAAGACATCAAGATTCGAATCGGTTCCGCATTCCCAGACAACGACTTCGATCAGACGGTGATGGATGTGCGTGGCTTGCACCTGCTGTCTGGTTTGCCGCGCACGATTCAGCTCCAAGCCGGGGATCTTCGTGAGGCCATCGCTGAGCCCCTCAACGTGATTGTTGAGGCGGTGAAGCGCACGCTCGAACGCACCCCCCCCGAACTGGCAGCCGACATCGTTGATCGCGGCATCATGCTGGCCGGCGGTGGGGCCTTGGTGAGGGGGATTAGCGACCTCATTAGCCATGAAACGGGAATCTTCACCCACGTTGCGGAAGATCCGCTCCTGTGCGTGGTGAATGGCTGTGGTCAGGTGCTCGAGGATTACAAACGCCTGCAGCGCGTGCTGGATACCCCCGAATTTGTTCGTTCTGCTTCGAGCCTGTAA
- the mreC gene encoding rod shape-determining protein MreC: protein MGSSPWPQGTRSRSLKRIWPWLALLGVLGMVRWSKGAGFADAYALLTRPFWPGSAQKQWIQSAQQQNDATRLQLLEVDNARLRGLLSLDGQGANNAISAAVISRTPEGWWQQIVLGKGVLDGIQQGDAVIGPGGLIGRVQSATPATSLVRLLTAPGSRVGVWVPRTRQHALLVGMGTSRPELKFIDKDVKVRPGDLVSTSPASTLLPANLPVAVVQSLNSRAVPAPTALVQLIAPPDAIDWVQVSRR, encoded by the coding sequence ATGGGCTCCTCGCCGTGGCCGCAGGGAACGCGTTCCCGGAGCCTGAAACGAATCTGGCCTTGGCTGGCTCTTCTTGGAGTGCTGGGGATGGTGCGTTGGAGCAAGGGCGCAGGCTTTGCCGATGCCTATGCCTTGCTCACGCGTCCGTTTTGGCCTGGTTCAGCTCAGAAACAGTGGATCCAGTCAGCGCAGCAGCAGAACGATGCCACGCGTTTGCAGCTGCTCGAGGTGGATAACGCCCGTTTGAGAGGGTTGCTTTCGCTGGATGGTCAAGGGGCCAACAACGCGATTTCTGCTGCTGTGATCTCCCGAACGCCTGAGGGCTGGTGGCAGCAGATTGTGCTTGGGAAGGGAGTGCTGGATGGCATCCAACAAGGTGATGCGGTGATCGGTCCAGGAGGATTGATTGGCCGCGTTCAAAGTGCCACGCCAGCGACAAGCCTGGTGCGTTTGCTCACCGCCCCGGGAAGTCGCGTCGGCGTTTGGGTGCCGCGCACCCGTCAACATGCCCTGCTGGTGGGAATGGGAACATCCCGTCCTGAATTGAAATTCATCGATAAAGACGTGAAGGTCCGACCTGGTGATTTGGTGAGCACCTCCCCAGCCAGCACCCTGCTGCCTGCCAACTTGCCGGTGGCCGTTGTGCAGTCCTTGAACTCCAGGGCGGTGCCCGCTCCTACGGCTTTGGTTCAGTTGATTGCGCCTCCGGATGCGATCGATTGGGTGCAGGTGAGTAGGCGCTGA
- a CDS encoding rod shape-determining protein MreD: MARLHRQPICVASGLLVPLISLAAPSWLSLGGVLPSWAVLWLLPWALVDGPVSGVMAGAAMGLILDGLNVGDASQVPALMLLGWWWGRLGRRGRPIQRSLNLGLLAWIGTMLLGLSLWAQLLVLGVDAPLAQAFALQTCLAQGLITGLMAPMIGSWQLLIWRRRTPA, translated from the coding sequence ATGGCTCGTCTTCATCGCCAACCGATCTGCGTTGCCTCTGGATTGTTGGTGCCCTTGATCAGCTTGGCTGCACCGTCATGGCTGAGCTTGGGCGGTGTCTTGCCGAGCTGGGCCGTGTTGTGGCTGCTGCCTTGGGCCCTGGTGGATGGACCGGTATCAGGCGTGATGGCAGGTGCGGCGATGGGGCTGATCCTGGATGGTCTCAATGTGGGAGATGCCAGCCAGGTGCCCGCTTTGATGCTGTTGGGCTGGTGGTGGGGACGGCTTGGGCGGCGGGGACGACCGATTCAACGCAGTCTCAATTTGGGGTTGCTGGCTTGGATCGGCACGATGCTGCTTGGCCTGAGTCTTTGGGCGCAGCTGTTGGTTCTGGGTGTGGATGCTCCTCTGGCCCAAGCCTTTGCATTGCAGACCTGTTTGGCTCAAGGGCTGATCACGGGCCTGATGGCCCCGATGATTGGGTCTTGGCAACTTCTGATCTGGCGACGGCGCACTCCCGCATGA
- a CDS encoding sugar ABC transporter substrate-binding protein, which produces MIQHTSHRDRSFRRRWLALALVSTSLLIGGCRRAAAPEGALQLWTLQLAPKFNSYMEQVIDRWDADHPDAPVRWTDLPWGSVERKLLAAVFARTAPDVVNLNPPFAANLASKGGLTDLRPLLPPDAAQRYLPSVWRAAGDPKAGQIAVPWYLTVRLSLVNQQLLQQAGVSSPPRRWEDVPAFARQVRERTGRYGLFVTAVPDDSAELLESMVQMGVVLLDDKQRAGFDSPEGRKAFAFWTDLYREGLLPREVVSQGQRRAIELYQSGELALLASGAEFLRSIQTNAPGVASVTSPQPPLTGGDGTANVALMTLAVPRQSERPREALSFALDLTNGPNQARFAREARVLPSSLEALRQVRAELEAERPATSEQAQIREARLLSAKTLERARVLVPATPGVKRLQSIVYTQLQRAMLGQISSEEAVRTAAEQWNRYSEARWP; this is translated from the coding sequence ATGATTCAGCACACTTCCCATCGCGATCGATCCTTTCGCCGCAGATGGCTCGCTTTGGCTCTTGTCAGCACGTCGTTGCTGATCGGGGGATGCCGGCGTGCCGCAGCTCCAGAGGGTGCTCTCCAGCTTTGGACGCTGCAATTAGCGCCCAAGTTCAACTCCTATATGGAACAGGTGATTGATCGCTGGGACGCTGACCATCCCGATGCACCAGTGCGTTGGACCGATTTGCCTTGGGGCTCGGTGGAGCGGAAGCTCCTGGCTGCAGTGTTTGCGCGAACCGCTCCGGATGTGGTGAATCTCAATCCCCCCTTTGCGGCCAACTTGGCAAGCAAGGGTGGGTTGACGGATCTCAGGCCGCTGTTGCCGCCCGATGCCGCTCAGCGCTATTTGCCTTCGGTGTGGCGTGCGGCAGGCGATCCAAAGGCAGGCCAGATTGCCGTTCCTTGGTATCTCACGGTGCGCCTCAGCTTGGTGAACCAGCAGTTGCTTCAACAGGCTGGCGTCAGCTCGCCCCCCCGTCGTTGGGAGGATGTGCCTGCCTTTGCCCGTCAAGTGCGAGAGCGAACAGGGCGTTATGGCTTGTTTGTTACGGCCGTGCCCGACGATTCCGCCGAATTGCTGGAGTCGATGGTGCAGATGGGGGTCGTGTTGCTGGATGACAAACAGCGAGCGGGTTTCGATTCGCCCGAGGGGCGCAAGGCGTTTGCGTTTTGGACCGATTTGTATCGGGAGGGGCTTCTCCCTCGAGAAGTGGTCAGTCAGGGGCAACGCCGGGCGATTGAGCTCTACCAAAGCGGTGAGCTCGCCCTGCTGGCCAGTGGGGCTGAATTTTTACGCAGTATCCAGACCAATGCCCCTGGAGTGGCGTCCGTGACCTCCCCGCAACCGCCGCTCACCGGCGGCGATGGCACCGCCAACGTGGCTTTGATGACGCTCGCAGTCCCTCGCCAGAGTGAGCGACCGCGAGAAGCGTTGTCGTTTGCACTGGATCTCACGAACGGGCCGAACCAGGCGCGCTTTGCGCGCGAGGCCAGGGTGTTGCCCTCCTCCTTGGAGGCTCTCAGGCAGGTGCGCGCTGAGCTTGAAGCCGAGCGACCTGCAACCTCCGAGCAAGCTCAAATTCGAGAGGCAAGACTCCTCTCTGCCAAGACGCTTGAGCGGGCGAGGGTGCTTGTGCCTGCAACGCCCGGGGTGAAGCGTCTTCAAAGCATCGTGTACACCCAACTTCAGCGGGCGATGTTGGGTCAGATCAGCAGTGAGGAGGCGGTGCGTACGGCGGCTGAGCAATGGAACCGTTATTCAGAGGCGCGATGGCCCTAA
- the rpaB gene encoding response regulator transcription factor RpaB, which yields MPTDGPSVKGTILVVDDEPAVRRVLLMRLQLAGYNVVSAEDGEEALEKFHSESPDLVVLDVMLPKMDGFAVCRRLRAESCVPIIFLSALESISERVAGLDLGADDYLPKPFSPKELEARISTILRRVGSGAATVEPREIPSGQGVMRVGDLVVDTNRRQVNRGTERIALTYTEFSLLELLFRDPGHVVPRAEILEQLWGYPPRRAADLRVVDVYVARLRGKLEPDPRNPELILTVRGIGYASQRMGEPAGTPAAV from the coding sequence ATGCCCACAGATGGGCCTTCTGTAAAAGGAACCATTCTTGTGGTGGACGACGAGCCAGCAGTTAGGCGGGTTCTGTTGATGCGTCTGCAATTAGCTGGTTACAACGTCGTCTCCGCTGAAGATGGCGAGGAAGCGCTGGAAAAATTTCACAGCGAATCACCGGATCTCGTCGTTCTCGACGTGATGCTTCCAAAGATGGATGGTTTTGCTGTCTGCCGGCGCTTACGCGCAGAATCTTGCGTTCCAATCATTTTTCTTTCGGCCCTGGAGTCCATCTCTGAGCGGGTGGCTGGCCTTGACCTGGGGGCTGACGACTATCTTCCGAAGCCCTTTAGCCCGAAGGAGCTTGAAGCCCGCATTTCCACGATCCTGAGACGGGTTGGGTCCGGTGCTGCCACTGTTGAGCCCCGCGAAATTCCCAGTGGCCAAGGGGTGATGCGGGTTGGAGATTTAGTGGTGGATACCAATCGCCGACAGGTGAATCGTGGGACGGAGCGGATCGCCCTTACTTACACAGAATTCAGCCTTCTTGAATTGCTATTTCGCGATCCAGGACATGTGGTCCCGAGGGCCGAAATCCTTGAGCAGCTATGGGGTTATCCGCCTCGGCGTGCGGCTGATCTGAGGGTTGTTGATGTGTACGTTGCCCGCCTTAGAGGCAAGCTCGAGCCTGACCCCCGTAACCCTGAGCTGATTCTCACGGTGAGAGGCATTGGCTACGCGTCCCAACGCATGGGCGAGCCCGCAGGAACACCTGCAGCGGTTTGA
- the lysS gene encoding lysine--tRNA ligase, whose protein sequence is MSELRETRLEKANALKEQGQEPYALRFDLSDRMARLQADHADLANGTERDLKVSVAGRVMTRRVMGKLAFFTLADETGTIQLFLEKATLGDSFAQLSSLVDAGDLIGVHGILRRTDRGELSVKVSEWQMLTKSLQPLPDKWHGLADVEKRYRQRYLDLIVTPQSRETFRRRAMAVSAIRRWLDERDFLEIETPVLQSEAGGAEARPFITHHNTLDLPLYLRIATELHLKRLVVGGFERVYELGRIFRNEGVSTRHNPEFTSVEVYQAYADYNDMMTLTEQLIASVCEQVCGTTRISYQGVDVDLTPSWRRATMHELVQESTGLDFSSFQTREAAVEAMRAANLPTPDKADTVGRLLNEAFEHAVEPNLIQPTFVLDYPQEISPLARKHRSKPGLVERFELFIVGRETANAFSELTDPLDQRGRMELQQERRAAGDVEASGVDEDFIQALEVGMPPTGGLGIGIDRLVMLLTDSPSIRDVIAFPLMRPEG, encoded by the coding sequence TTGTCTGAACTTCGTGAGACCCGCTTGGAGAAGGCGAATGCTCTCAAGGAGCAGGGCCAAGAACCATACGCGTTGCGTTTTGATCTCAGCGATCGCATGGCTCGCTTGCAAGCCGATCATGCTGATCTTGCGAACGGCACCGAGCGAGACCTGAAGGTTTCGGTTGCTGGTCGGGTGATGACGCGGCGGGTGATGGGCAAGCTTGCCTTTTTCACGCTGGCGGACGAAACGGGAACGATCCAGTTGTTCCTCGAGAAAGCAACGCTGGGAGACAGCTTTGCTCAACTCAGTTCCTTGGTGGATGCAGGCGACCTCATCGGGGTTCATGGCATCTTGCGTCGCACCGATCGGGGTGAATTGTCTGTGAAGGTGAGCGAATGGCAGATGCTCACCAAATCACTGCAGCCTCTCCCAGATAAATGGCATGGCCTGGCGGATGTGGAGAAGCGCTACCGCCAGCGCTATCTCGATTTGATCGTCACACCGCAGTCGCGTGAAACGTTCCGGCGTCGGGCGATGGCCGTGAGTGCGATCCGCCGTTGGTTGGATGAACGCGACTTTCTAGAGATCGAAACACCGGTCCTGCAGTCCGAAGCCGGTGGTGCTGAGGCGCGACCGTTCATCACGCATCACAACACCCTCGATCTGCCTCTCTACTTGCGGATTGCCACAGAGCTCCATCTCAAACGGCTCGTGGTGGGTGGATTTGAACGGGTGTATGAGCTCGGGCGGATTTTTCGCAACGAAGGGGTGAGCACGCGCCACAACCCTGAATTCACGTCGGTGGAGGTGTATCAGGCCTATGCCGATTACAACGACATGATGACGCTCACCGAACAGCTGATCGCTTCGGTGTGTGAGCAGGTGTGCGGCACAACCCGCATCAGCTATCAGGGCGTGGATGTGGACCTGACGCCGTCCTGGAGGCGCGCCACGATGCATGAACTCGTGCAGGAGTCCACTGGCCTTGATTTCAGCTCGTTCCAGACCCGTGAGGCGGCTGTGGAGGCGATGCGAGCCGCCAATCTGCCAACACCGGATAAGGCCGACACCGTTGGTCGGCTCTTGAACGAAGCGTTTGAGCATGCTGTGGAACCGAATCTGATCCAGCCCACCTTTGTGCTCGATTACCCGCAGGAAATTTCACCCCTGGCCCGTAAACATCGCAGCAAGCCAGGGCTTGTGGAGCGGTTTGAGTTGTTCATCGTGGGCCGTGAAACGGCCAATGCCTTTAGTGAGCTCACCGATCCCTTGGATCAACGAGGCCGCATGGAGCTTCAGCAGGAACGTCGTGCTGCTGGAGATGTGGAAGCCAGCGGAGTGGATGAGGATTTCATTCAGGCCCTAGAAGTGGGGATGCCCCCCACTGGTGGCCTGGGAATCGGGATTGACCGCTTGGTGATGTTGCTCACCGATAGCCCCTCCATTCGCGATGTCATTGCCTTTCCATTGATGCGACCAGAGGGGTGA